The Nerophis ophidion isolate RoL-2023_Sa linkage group LG21, RoL_Noph_v1.0, whole genome shotgun sequence region gcactttatttttttttggaatgcatgttttgtttgaaggcctaatataaatgaaaaactttgtgctttttttgaaaagcaacggctactggaatattaaaaaaatgtcaatattcaataaaaaaatactttatttgaaaaacatgactAAATATTTATTCCAGGCTAttaatgcaatataaaaaaaattgtgaaaaactgcattcattattcggtattcggccttcggctaagcgtttaaattttattcggcttcggccacaaattttcatttcggtgcatccctattgtgtaatgatgacgtgtacgcaagacgtcacaggtttttaggaagtataagcgctgcgcacacacacacagctaaatgtcgtctgctttaaccgcataattatacagttttttggcgatctgtgttgctgaatcttttgcaatttgttcaattgatattggaaaagtaacagtagaaagatggagttgggaagctttagccacacaaacacacggtgattcctggtttaaaattcctggaggtgaaactttcctatggatcagagcgcggtcaacagaacatggatcctgaccacatgtcaaccagcaggtttcggtgagaaaattgtggctaaaaagtcagttcttaccggatatcagctgagcttgtgccgtctgtacagctgccgtcgactcccctgagacactgagcGTCAACTCACCCGtaaacacacccttccgactatcaggtaatattaaactcactaaaacactagcaacgcaatagaaagataagggatttcccagaattaaccgagtaaatgtgtctaaaaacatcggaatccgtcccaatgcaatcgcgtttttttttgttttttttactttttctctagtccgtcgctatcaatatctttcaacctcgctcaaattaatgggtaaattgtcgttttctcggtccgaatagcactttttgctggaggctcccattaaaaacaatgtgaatatgtgaggacccatcaaacatgtgacgtcattgtctgcgatttccggtaaaggcagggcatttctcttagcaccgaaagctgcgaactttatcgtggatgttctctactaaatcctttcagcaaaaatatggcattatcgcgaaatgatcaagtatgacacatagaatggacctgctatccccgtttaaataagaaaatctcattatagtaggcctttaattgaacaaattgcaaaagattcagctacacagatgtccaaaatactgtgtaattatgctattaaagcagacgacttttagctgtgagtggtgctgggataaaatgtccgcttcaaccaataacgtcacaagcacgcgccatcatacgcgtcatcatttcgcgacgttttcaacaggatacttcgcacgaaatttaaaattgctatttagtaaactaaaaaggccgtattggcatgtgttgcaatgttaatatttcatctttgatatataaactatcagactgcgtggtcggtagtagtgggtttcagtaggcctttaaacacaatggagttcaggtGTGCCTAATGAGGTGACCACCGGAACTGTCGACCCGCGAGTCTTAATTTGAGTCGAGAGCAATTATTAATACAAAGAAATAAACCTTACCGTCATTTTGTCCGCCAAGCTTGATTTCAAATTGTGGACGAAAGGGTTTCTTCCCCACCTGCTGGGACGACTGCCCGACGAGTTCATGGTTGGGGGGGGGGCGACTTAAAAAGTGTCGAAAGTGATGCGTGTCTTCTTCAAAAGTCCTTATTTTGGTTGTGTGCGTGTTAAAAGTGTGTTAGTGTGCGAGttaaaagtgtgtttgtgtgcatgttaaAAGTGTGTTAGTGTGCGTGTTAATAGTGTGTTTGTCAGCGTGAGAGGGAACGAGAGGCGTGTCGGTGTCGTCTGCGTCAAGTGCCCGAGGCAGGAAATGGCAAGAAAGCAGGATTACAAGCTACTTCCGGTTACAAAATAAAAGAGAAAAAAGTCAAGTGTACGTGAAGCTGCCGGTTGAAATGACGGtaggctagagcagtggtccccaacctttttgtatccgcagaccggtcaacgcttaataatttgtcccgcggcccggggggggggggtccttttttttttttttttttttctttgtcatgtaaaagggacgtttttgtcatgaaaaagggaggtttttgtggtcagtgcactaattgtaagtgtatattgtgttttttatgtggatttaataaaaacagaaaaaacaaaagcaatttttttttttttttttttaaataaaaattaataaaaaattattctgcggcccggtaccaatcgggccacggaccactgggctagagcagtggttttcaaatgggggtacacgtacccctgggggtacttgaaggtatgccaaagggtaggtgagatttttaaaaaatattctaaaaatagcaattcaaaaatcctttataaatatatgtattgaataatacttcaacaaaatatgaatgtaagttcataaaatgtgaaaagaaatgcaacaatgcaatattcagtgttgacagctacattttttgtggacatgttctataaatacttctttttttgtgaagaaatgtttagaatgaagtcgatgaatccagatggatctctattacaatccccaaagaggacactttaagttgatgattacttctatgtgtacaaatctttatttataatagaatcacttttttatttttcaacaagtttttagttatttgtatatctttgtttttccaaatagttcaggaaagaccactacaaataagcaatattttttactgttatacaatttaataaatcagaaactgatattatagtgctgtatttttcttttttatctctttttttcaaccaaaaatgctttgctctgattagggggtacttgaattaaaaaaaaatgttcacagggggtacatcactaaaaaaaaggttgagaaccactgggctagagcAAGCTCGCAATATTTACATACTGGAGTTTTGGTCAGAAAATAAAATAGATTCAGTGAGTACGCAATGGTGGACAGTAGGTTAGAACAAGCTAGCGGGATTACACACCCTCATTccggtttcaaaataaaacacagaaaGTCAGTGAGTAACGTTTGGTTAGAGCAgtaggttctcaaccttttttcagtgatgtaccacctgtgaacattttttttaattcaagtaccccctaatcagagcaaagcctttttggttgaaaaaaaaaaagagataaagaagcaaaatacagcactatgtcatcagtttctgatttattaaattgtataacagtgcaaaatattgctcatttgtagtggtctttcttgaactatttggggaaaaaaaaaactaaaaaattgttgaaaaataaacaagtgattcaattataaatgcagatttctacacatagaagtaatcatcaacttaaagtgccctctttggggattttgaTAGAtattcatctggattcattaattaatactaaacatttcttcacaaaaaaatacatctttaacatcaatattcatggaacatgtccacaaaaaatctatccgtcaacaatgaaaattgcattgttgcatttcttttatcagtttatgaacttacattcatgttttcttgaagtattattcaataaatatatttaaaggatttttttaattgttgctatttttagaatatctatcgtaccccttggcatgccttcaagtacccccaggggtacgcgtacccccatttgagaaccactgggcaaGAGCAAGCTCGCAATATTTACATACTGGAGTTTTGgtcggaaaataaaataaattcggTGAGTACGCGATGGTGGACAGTAGGTTAGAACAAGATAGCGGGATTACACACCCTCGTTTCGGTTgcaaaataaaacacagaaaGTCAGTGACTggagcttttttttaaatatatgaaaaatggaaataatgaagggaaaaaaaacatagttttgttttaatttggtttctgtaggaggacacacatgacacaaacctccctaattgctataaagcacactgtttatattaaaaatgcttcactgattcgagtatttggcgagcggcgttttgtcctactaattttggcggtccttgaactcaccctagtttgtttacatcagggatcggcaacccgcggctctggcgccgccctagtggctctctggagctttttcaaaaatatatgaaaaaaggaaatgatgagggggaaaaaaaatattttttgttttaaattggtttctgtaggaggacaaacatgacacaaacctccctaattgctataaagcacattgtttatattaaacatgcttcactgattcgagtatttggcgagcggcgttttgtcctactaattttggcggtccttgaactcaccctagtttgtttacatcaggggtcggcaacccgcggctctggagccgcatgcggctttttagcgccgccctagtggctctctggagcgttTTCAGAAGTatgtgaaaaatggaaatgatgaggggaaaaaacatattttttgttttaatttggtttctgtaggaggacaaacatgacacaaacctccttaattgCTATAAAgtacactgtttacattaaacatgcttcattgattcgagtatttggcgagcagcATTTTgtactactaattttggcagtccttgaactcaccttagtttgtttacatcaggggtcggcaacccgtggttctggagccgcatgcggctctttagcgccgccctagtggctctctggagctttttcaaaaatatgtgaaaaatggaaatgatgagggggaaaaaaacatattttttgttttaatttggtttctgtaggaggacaaacatgacacaaacctccctaattgctataaagcccactgtttacattaaacatgcttcactgattcgagtatttggcgagcggcgttttgtcctacttattttggcggtccttgaactcaccctagttcaggggtcggcaaaccaaaatgttgaaagagccatattggaccaacaatacaaaaacaaatctgtctggagccgcaaaaaataaaaagccatattatatacagatagcgtcaagagatataaattgaattatgaggacttaaaggaaactaaatgagctgaaatatagctacaaatgagacataatgatgcaatatgtacatatagctagcctaaatagcatgttagcatcgattagcttgcagtcatgcagtgaccaaatatgtctgattagcactccacacaagtcaataacatcaacaaaactcacctttgtgcattcacgcacaacgttataagtttggtggacaaaatgagacagaaaaagaagtggcataaaacacgtctttgtaagtcggagaaagttatacatgtaaacaaactagggtgagttcaaggaccgccaaagttagtaggacaaaactatactcgatttctggaaaatcccttatctgcttattgtgttactagtgttttagtgagattatatggtcgtacctgtacaacctgacggtcggccccgcacctttcttcagcaccagtcgacgggtggtggcgatgcccatctctgccctttgcaagggaccctcttcgaaacacgatctttcgaaatgatcgctacaTAATACActtttctttgtgtgtgtgtggtccaatccaaccgtgttcgcttgaccgctctgttccatagtaaagcttcaccgtcatctttcaggaatgtaaacaatgaaacaccggctgtgtttgtgttgctaaaggcggccgcaatacaccgcttcccacctacagctttcttctttgacgtctccattattcattgaacaaattgcaaaagattcagcaacacagaagtccagaatactgtggaattatgcgaagaaaagagacgacttatagctgcgaacggtgctggaacaaaatgtcctctacaatgcgtgacgtcacgcgcacgagtcatcataccgcgacgttttagcatgatacttcggcgcgaaatttaaaattgcaatttagtaaacttaaaaggccgtattggcatgtgttgcaatgttattatttcattattgatatataaactatcagactgcgtggtcggtagtcgtgggtttcagtaggcctttaatgtctatttttttaactcATTGGGGACaaaagtctgcctcacaatacgaaggtcctgcagtcctgggttcaaatccaggctcgggatctttctgtgtggagtttgcatgttctccctgtgaatgcgtgggttccctccgggtactccggcttcctcccacttccaaagacatgcacctggggataggttgattggcaacactaaattggccctagtgtgtgaatgtgagtgtgaatgttgtctatctgtgttggccctgcgatgaggtggcgacttgtccagggtgtaccccgccttccgcccgattgtagctgagataggcgccagcgccccccgcgaccccgaaagggaataagcggtagaaaatggatggatggatggggacaAAACGTGTCAGAATAAAGTATGACTATTTGAGAGTTTCAAAACGGATTAATATGTCAGAAGCAGAGTTTTAAATGTGAAAATCCACGAATTAGAAGTGCAGAAACTGTGTGGTAAAGACTCTGTCGCCCCCTTATGGAGGAATAGTTAACATACTTTATTTTGGTCACAGAAACAAAATGCATGATTTTACATGCAAATTAATATATCTGATAACAAAAGTGCAAAGAAATCATAGCCAGCGTAACAATTTATTGCAGATAGCCACAACATTTCAGCCTTGTCTTTGCTTGTGTCTGGGATTGGTCTTGCAGAACACAAACAAGCGTCCCCTCCGTCGTGCGAAGAAACAATCCTTGCAGCGCTTCTTCAGCGCAGACCTGGTTTTCATCCCGTCAGACGGCTGGATGCAGGGTAGATGTCCACACTGTCCCAGCAAGGACGGGGCGCCCCCGACTGGCTGGATGCTTCGAGCTGATGGCAGCGGGCGGGGACTCGCGTTGAGGGTGTACAGACATCGGAAAGAAGCGACCGCCGGCAAATAGTTAATTTGGGCCAGGCGGCGGGTCAAGGAGGCAGCAATGCTCTTCAACAGGTGAGATGCCATTGCATCAGGGCCTGAaataaagagagagagaaaaaaaatcataaaataggATCGTAAATTCAGCAAAAGGAAAAATTGAAGTTGCCAGAATGTGGGAACTTAAATGCAATGTTTTCTGGCAttattggaaagagatacaccaaaCTCTGCAGGATATTTTCAAACGTGaaataccccttgaaagtaaGACTCAGTTTTTCGGACATGTACCTCAAGATtggctgaaaaaaaaataaacacttaatgcaggggtgtccaaactttttccactgagggcagcacactgaaaaatcaaagcaagcgggggcccttttcatatttattttaaaaaccaatgcaatatatgtatgaaaaatatacatttaggcctccactcagttatgatcccagggaccccaaagggttttggtcaaaaaaaatgtttaaaatgtgtcattattcagtattactattttcattattattcaagttttaaatctctagatcaacattaggaaattaaaaaaaaaaaaaaaaacacaaaatatgcaatattttcacccaataacttttttaggtggaatatttgagattatataataattggagccttaattttggattttgattcattattactttttgagctatgacacttaaaaacaaatcacactaaaataattggggaaccaaaagtgtcctactcattaaaatgttaaaaaataaattatacctttttttctactgtttacttttaacacaataatctcaagatcaacttcagatatatccgtaaattttaagttttaatgttgtttacgtttttttttttgtatgtttcaaGCCCTTCttttgagttactgtgtagaaatatggggaaataattacaaaagtatacttcattcactaacagtgttacaaaaaagatcagttagaataatacatcatgttggatatagagaacatacaaaccctttatttattgaatcaaagatactgaaattccacgacatagtggaattgcaaacagctaagattatacacaaagcaaactataacctgcttcccaagaatatacaacaattattctcaacaaaagaagagaaatataatcttagagaaaaatgtaatttaaaacatttgtatgcacgtccaacacttaagacctttagtatatcagtatgtggaattaaatgatggaatggattaagccaagcaatcaaacaatgtactaatatgatccacttcaagaaactcttcaaactggaagtgtttacaaaagtacaaaaaagaagaactatgataaacattctgattttactcacccattcattctcaaaataatcttacttatatcatcttatggaataaaacttacttcaccaattatttatttttatcgtgattacttattaaggagtatacattgtgaatacattgagaacaggaagtgaacaaaagttttagcaactgttatgtaaagaaaaggggtaggattaaataagctctgcttcttcctactccttttccaacatgttgaaaagagaaactggaaattgtgatgtatcatgttgtatgcatgcatgttccaaataaactcaaactcaaactcttaaaaaaaaaaaacagcacagtttttttatatggcaaaacacaaaatatgcaacattttcccccaaaaatatttcaaagtggaatatttaatgtgacgtaatcggaaccttgaataggtcaataattcaaaatgacattgattttgattcattatcattttttaaagaaagaaacagcctgcatggcagctttgtgttattaaagcattgcaacattttcttgttacatttcacccgtttgctcttttataccactttttatgtttttaatttttttaaattgtattcttaaaatgtgccgtggggtcgTTAAAAATTAACCCGCGGGCcagacacccctgacttaatgaatatcctactGGTGACCTGTAAAAAAGACTATTACtaggaaatggatatcccaggagagcccaactCTGAAGCAATGGATGGCAATCACAATGGACATATATAAAATTGAGAATATAACTGATtgtattaattataaattggagaagtttacttcatactgggaaaacAGGGTGAATTATTTCACGCCCTATAAGCATGATTTTAATTTCTCGAATTAGTGATTTGTACCgtctaaaaatgtttaaaaaaagaggaTTAAGGTACTCCCTATGAATgtctatatgtataaatatatatatatttttactacTAATTACTATCTGTTTATTTTACTTAATtttatttctgattattattattattttttatttaattgatttATCTGTAAATACTATTTAGTTTTCTTGCTGTTTCTTTCTTTTGGGGGTAGCATCATCATTGGGatgcaaacaaaaacatattttgacatttagggcagacgacagatatatgatgtatgtaaatatgatgtagtgcagtggtccccaaccaccgggccgcgggtaccgattggtaccgggccgcacaagaaataaaaaaaataaaaaaataaataataataataataatatatatatatgtatatactttttttttcattattattattaaatcaacataaaaaccacaatatatatattatatagcaatatagatcaatacagtctgcagggatacggTCCGTatgcacacatgattgtattttgtttatgaaactcccccggtccgtgggacaaattttcaagcgttgaccggtccgcagctacaaaaaggttggggaccactgatgtagtgGATAAGTATGTCTGATGCAGGATGTCAATAAAATTtagatgaaaaaaaagaaaaagaaataggATCGCAAATTCAAAAAgctacaccgtatttccttgaattgccgcagggtatatagtatgcgcctgccttgaattactcgcTTCGCaatataattagcgcatgcttagtattaccgcctggtcaaactcgtaacgtcacgagtgacacttcccctgtcatcattttcaaaatggaggaggctgatttcaatacgggtaatttgaaatcgcataaagggaagaaaattaagagctattcagtaggatttaaggtccaagcttacatcacactcaaattttcactgcatgcctttggtaagtgccggagtgagaagatgttttaaatcaattagcgccccaattcaaggaaatacggtatatatatttgttttgattattaaatcaacataaaaaacacaatataaacattatatagcaatatagatcaatacagactgcagggatacagtctgcaagcacacattattgtatttctttatgaacccctccccaaaatgttcaaacgttgaccggtccacagctacaaaaaCTTTGGGGACCAATGatgtagtccaggggtagggaacctacggctcgagagccagatgtggctcttttgatgactgcatctggctctcggataaatctgagctgacattgcttaacatgataagtaatgaataaatccaattgtaataagtgttaaaaataatgttcaaaacataaaacattctcatgcatctttagtccatccatctgttttactaccgcacctgttcaagaagttgcgttaatggtaagaagtaatttatttattattggttagtgtggggcttgccctcctgggggttcttcagaccaccaagcactgacatgagagcccgtttcagggttacactgttgttttatttttcaataagtctctcagttgctttccagcaattgtatttttctctttcgttctcgctcgcgctctggctccagccccaaccccgtctctcctcctcgctgctgcttttaacagagcgacaggtgattagataacaaggctcaggtgggccatccacgcagctctcgctgatttcaaggccggtcctgacacaccctAATTCGGtacaggcccgcgggccacgccccctccacagtttcagaataacaatgttattacaaagaataagagacctattatgctctagaaatgttggtcttacttaaaaatgcccgcgtttagttgtgttcagtgttaaaaaaaatattatatggctcttacggaaatacattttaaaatatttggctttttggctctctcaggcaaaaaggttcccgacccctgatgtagtggaTAGGTATGTCTGATGCAGGATGTCAATAAAatttagatgaaaaaaaaaatga contains the following coding sequences:
- the mrpl36 gene encoding large ribosomal subunit protein bL36m, which translates into the protein MASHLLKSIAASLTRRLAQINYLPAVASFRCLYTLNASPRPLPSARSIQPVGGAPSLLGQCGHLPCIQPSDGMKTRSALKKRCKDCFFARRRGRLFVFCKTNPRHKQRQG